DNA sequence from the Candidatus Hydrogenedentota bacterium genome:
GCGTAACACAAACCCGCGGCTAACGCCGCGGCGCCACCGCCCGTTGATCCCCCGGGTGAGCGCGATGTGTCCCAAGGATTGTTCGTCGTTCCGAAGACTTTGTTGAACGTTTGCATGTCCGCCGCGTACAACGGCACATTCGACTTTCCGAGGCACACCGCGCCGGCGTGGTGCATTCGCGTGACGGTGACCGCGTCGATGGCGGAGATGTAGTTCGCGAGTTCGACCGCGCCCGCCGTGGTTTTCAGACCCTTCACTTCGAATGTGTCCTTTACCAACCACGGCACGCCGTGAAACGGGCCCCACCATTCGCCCCGCGCAACTGCTTCATCGGCGGCTTTGGCCATTGTGCGCGCCATGTCCCCCGATACCGTCACGACAGCGTTGATCGTTCCATTCAGCGTTTCGATGCGCTCGAGCATATGGTCGGTAAGTTCAAGGGAAGATACGTCTCCCCTACGAATGGCTCGTGCCGCGTCCAACGCCGAGGCAAACGTAAGATCGCCCATTGTTTGCTTCGGGACAGGCTCCGCACCGGCCATCGTGGCAAATGCGGACTCCATAGCCGCCGCTGCGCCCACTCCAAGAAACTGCCTGCGATTGAGATTGAATGGCATTTCGTCACCCCACGTCAGAAATTATGCAGCCGAAGACCCTCGGCTGCGGATAATATCCCCATACATAGAAGCCTTCAAGCGCGTGTTGACGCTTCGATTCTTGTGTATACTGGCGAAACTGCCTGTAACGTCCTAGAGTCAAATTCGTATAGTTCCTGGAGTAACTCCATGCTGCCGCTAGCTGTCCTTGGCATGGCACTGTTCGCAGCCGATGCCCCCAAGATTTATGCGCTCGATGCGGGCGCGAGCGTCTGGGACGTCGTGGCCCTCGATGTGAACAACGACGGCAAGGGCGATATCGTCGCCGTGTGCTGCGATGAGAATTCCGAGCCGCTGAATAAATACCTCGCGCTCTTTTTCGCGGACGAGAATGGGGCCTATCCGAGCGCACCGTCGAGCATCGTCCCGATCGATTCCTCGCTCAGCGTGTTGTTTCCGGTCGAGATCGACGGTAAACCTCCCAAGGAAATCGCGGCCGCAAGCGCGGAAGGCCTTGTCGCGTTCGGGTTCGTCGATGGGACTCTCGCGCCGGTGTTCGAGGCCGCGTTCATGTCATTGTTTCCCAGTGGCGCCCGCGAACCCAACTTCATCAAGGACACGGCGCAGGACATCGACGGCGACGGCATTGACGAATGGTTTGTGCCAATGCCCACCGGATTCGCGTTGCGCAATCCGCAAGGCGAACTTGCGCAGATTCGCTGCGACGTATCGAGCGGCGTTCGCACCGGCAGCGGAATGTACGTAAGCAACAAGTTTCCCGCGTATCACCCGTTCACAATTGAAGGCGAGAAATCGAAGGCGATCGCATTCCTCAGCGACGAATACGCGGATTTCGCATACGGTGCGAACTGGAAGCAGAAGGAGCGATTCAAAATTCCGGTGAAACTGGGCGACAAGTGGGACACGAGCTCCAGCATGGAAGATTTCAACGGCGACGGCCTGCCTGACCTCATTGTCACGCAGACGCAGGGCACCATCAACATGAAGGCGCTGACGCAGGTCTATTTCGCGCAGGGGCCGATGAAATACGGTGACCAACCGACTGCCAAGTTCGAATCGAACGGTTCCTTCGCCGCGCCCGTCGTCAAGGACGTGAACG
Encoded proteins:
- a CDS encoding VCBS repeat-containing protein, which encodes MLPLAVLGMALFAADAPKIYALDAGASVWDVVALDVNNDGKGDIVAVCCDENSEPLNKYLALFFADENGAYPSAPSSIVPIDSSLSVLFPVEIDGKPPKEIAAASAEGLVAFGFVDGTLAPVFEAAFMSLFPSGAREPNFIKDTAQDIDGDGIDEWFVPMPTGFALRNPQGELAQIRCDVSSGVRTGSGMYVSNKFPAYHPFTIEGEKSKAIAFLSDEYADFAYGANWKQKERFKIPVKLGDKWDTSSSMEDFNGDGLPDLIVTQTQGTINMKALTQVYFAQGPMKYGDQPTAKFESNGSFAAPVVKDVNGDKKLDIIFVNIPLGVRSIVNFFMWRKLGVDLQIYVNNGAGFGTQPDFTTSVTIEAPDGKEQSAYCMGDFTGDGKTDAAFGAGKQKLMLHAGGDAKFISSKPYLTLDVPAFGIARAYKLNDNAAEDIVIHHPGISRKEMIEVLVF